The Oncorhynchus gorbuscha isolate QuinsamMale2020 ecotype Even-year unplaced genomic scaffold, OgorEven_v1.0 Un_scaffold_1396, whole genome shotgun sequence DNA window CGGTGGTGGGTGCAGATGACCCGGCTATGGCCGGCAGCGCTAGCCGATACACCGACGGACTGGGGCCAGACCGCTATTATATCTCACCCCCATCCAAGCAAACTGGAGACATGGCGAGTCCGTGCTCGTTATTCCCTTATTCTCAGTCCGGTACCGTTTACACGGGTTCCGGTGGATCGAGATATTCGACATCGCTTCACTTCAGCTCGGTGTTGCCTCCCACGGGATTCTCCTCGGCGGGGCGCAATCAGTTCGGCTCGGCCTACCAGTTAGGACAGGGTGGGTGTCTCTACCCTCCATACAGCACCGGCTCGGTGCCCCTACCCTCGGGCACGGGGGTGAGGGCTCAGGTCTACCTCTGTAACCGGCCTCTCTGGCTCAGGTTCCACCGTCATCAGACCGAGATGATTATCACCAAACAGGGCAGGTGAGTGCGACGTGGCCAGCGGATAAAGCTGCTTCGGTTCGGCGGGTGCCGAGTGTGTTTTCATACTGTCGTGAAACTGTATTCTCTGAAACTTCTCTCATACATTAAAATACGGAAAAGGCGCCTGAATACTGAAAAGGATGCCATCATCACATTGCATTTATATTTGATGTTGTGAAACTGTATTCTCTGAAACGCCACCCACACATTAATTTTGTTCTCAAATTCTCACCAGATCtggcacatttaaaaaaaatacgcaaacacacacacacacatttgaatcGTTGTGTTGTTTATCAGGCGCATGTTCCCGTTCCTGGGGTTCAACCTGATGGGTCTGAATGTCTCTGCTCATTACAACGTGTTTGTGGAGGTCACGCTCGCGGACCCCAACCACTGGAGGTTCCAAGGCGGGAAATGGATCACCTGCGGAAAGGCGGACAATAATATGCAGGGTATGATCCGATAAATTATAGGCAGTTGAAATATTCTACACGATTTCGAAATAGTTGTTTTGATTTACATTAACCGCAGCGATTATGAaacaatctttaaaaaaaaatgtattttaaaataaaaaaataaaataaaacattttttcctTCTTTAGGAAACAAAATGTACGTCCATCCTGAATCTCCCAACACGGGAGCACATTGGATGAGACAGGAGATCTCGTTCGGCAAACTGAAGCTCACCAACAATAAAGGAGGCAGTAACAACAGCGCACAGGTGATGCATTTTTTTATACTACCTGCACGGGGGGGGGTCATTTTAAGGAAATATAAATATATTCTAATAAGCCTGGGAATGTATTCATTTATGTACGAAATATTTTcatcgttaaaaaaaaaaatcctactGTGGTTATTAATGTGTAACTTCCAGGCTCATTGTTTTAAatgcaaaataaaataaacaacatatttattatattgttattattatgaaGATCATATAGATATCTTTATAAAGTCAAATCCCGAAAACATTTGCATAAACTTGCATTGATGTCATTGGTATGTgtcattatttatttgacctttatttaactaggcacgtcagttaagaacaaattcttattttcaatgacggcctaggaacagtgggttaactgccttgttcaggggcacaacGACAGATATTTAGGTCTGGGATTGGATCTGGcaccctttcggttactagtccaacgctcctaCCGCTAGGCTACGTACCTGCTGCACCCGTACAGGATTTGGCCCACGGTCTCCTCCGTTGACTTCCTGTTGGGTTTCTCTGTGCACAGATGATAGTTCTTCAGTCTCTTCATAAGTATCAGCCGCGGCTACACATTGTAGAGGTGACAGAGGGCTTGGAGGACATGAGCAGTGACCCAAAGACCCAGACCTTCACCTTCCCTGAGAACCAGTTTATAGCCGTCACGGCCTATCAGAACACCGATGTAAGAATGCATCTTTTTCACTAtcgttctctgtcctctccctctgctctctctctgtcctctccatctgctctctctctctctgtcctctccatctgctctctctctctctgtcctctccatctgctctctctctgtcctctccctctgctctcgttctctcccctcgctctctctctctctcggtcctctcccctcgttctctctctctgtcctctctccctgctctctctccctgtctctctctctctgtcctctctccctgtctctctctctcctctccccctgctctctctcctctccccctgctctctctcctctccccctgctctctctctctctcaaccctttATCTCATTATAACACCGTTTTCTAATTGCTACTCTCTTTTTCCGTAGATCACACAACTGAAAATTGACCACAACCCATTTGCAAAAGGATTCAGAGATAACTATGATTCGTGAGCACCTTTAATGTTTCCGCCATATTGATATTCACTTACAAATGATCCttatacaccgagtgtacaaaacattaagaacaccttcctaatattgcgtTTGCAGCCCCCTTTGCATGCACAACAGCCCCTCAATTCGTCAGagcatagactctacaaggtgtcgaaagcgttccacagggaggctggcccgtGTAGACTGTCCTTTGTGTtgctggaccattcttgatacacacaggaaactgtttgTGTGAAAAACCCTGCAGCGACTGGCGTGgctctggcacctactaccataccgcaTTCAAAGCCCCTtgaatcttttgtcttgtccattcaccctctgagcgGCACACaggcacaatccatgtctcaattgtctcaaggcttaaacataatttgttaacctgtctcctccccttcatctacactgattgaagtggatttaatcaTTAAATCATTAATCATTAAGTGAtaacagctttcacctggattcacctggtcagtctgtgtcatggatagagcaggtgtccttaatgttttatacactcagtgtacatctcTCTTCTCCTATGATATTCTAGGATGTACACAGCTCCAGAGGGTGACCGACTGACCCCCTCCCCCACCGGCTCCCACCAGATCGTCCCAGGTGCTCGCTACGCCATGCAACCTTTCTTCCAGGACCAGGTCATCAACAACCTGCCCCAGAACCGCTTCTACAACAGCGAGAGGACAGTACCCCAGACCAACAGTCTCTTCTCCCCTCAGCCAGAGGACAGCGCCTCCCAGAGGTGGTTTATCTCCATGCAACAGGGAGGAGCTGGCCCCAACAAACTGGATCTCAGTTCCTATGAAGGGGACTACTCTAGCAGCCTGCTCCCTTACGGGATTAAATCCCTGCCTCTACAGAACTCCCACGCTCTCACCTACTACCCAGACTCTCCTTTCACTTCCATGGCAGCAGGATGGGGCTCTAGAGGATCTTACCAGAGAAAGGTGACCACGGGCCTGCCGTGGTCCCCGAGACCCAGCCCCACTGGGTTCCCAGAGGACCAGCTGTCTGTGCCTGACAAAGACAAGGCTCAGGGGGAAGAGATCAATGGCAGTAGTGTTGGTAACATAGCTTCAACGTGGACTGATACTCACTCTTCCACGCCGGGCCTGGAGAAAGCTGACTCTGGGGCCCTGGTGTGTAAAAGGAGACGTATGCCTCTGAGTGGACCCGGCACAGAGAACTCCCCCACTGTAAAGGGTGAGGGTCTGACTGCCACTGACACCTACAGCAAAGATTCATCCCTTTCTAAAAGTATGGCTTATTATTCCTTCTACACAGGCCCTTAATTATCTTGTCACCTTTTAGAAAATCTTTGATGCCAGGTTTTCCCTCCTTTTCGTATTGGTTGGAAGTTCAAAGTCTGTCGATATTCTGCCAAACCAGTGCCACCTACACCAACCTTATTCACCAGGGGTTTTTAACAGTCTGTCGATATTCTGCCAAACCAGTGCCACCTACACCAACCTTATTCACCAGGGGTTTTTAACAGTCTGTCGATATTCTGCCAAACCAGTGCCACCTACACCAACCTTATTCACCAGGGGTTTTTAACAACATGTGACTGGAcagtgtgatttaaaa harbors:
- the LOC124022459 gene encoding eomesodermin-like; this translates as MLGEGESNTFPSPRTPPPGGRRKSPVVGADDPAMAGSASRYTDGLGPDRYYISPPSKQTGDMASPCSLFPYSQSGTVYTGSGGSRYSTSLHFSSVLPPTGFSSAGRNQFGSAYQLGQGGCLYPPYSTGSVPLPSGTGVRAQVYLCNRPLWLRFHRHQTEMIITKQGRRMFPFLGFNLMGLNVSAHYNVFVEVTLADPNHWRFQGGKWITCGKADNNMQGNKMYVHPESPNTGAHWMRQEISFGKLKLTNNKGGSNNSAQMIVLQSLHKYQPRLHIVEVTEGLEDMSSDPKTQTFTFPENQFIAVTAYQNTDITQLKIDHNPFAKGFRDNYDSMYTAPEGDRLTPSPTGSHQIVPGARYAMQPFFQDQVINNLPQNRFYNSERTVPQTNSLFSPQPEDSASQRWFISMQQGGAGPNKLDLSSYEGDYSSSLLPYGIKSLPLQNSHALTYYPDSPFTSMAAGWGSRGSYQRKVTTGLPWSPRPSPTGFPEDQLSVPDKDKAQGEEINGSSVGNIASTWTDTHSSTPGLEKADSGALVCKRRRMPLSGPGTENSPTVKGEGLTATDTYSKDSSLSKSMAYYSFYTGP